The following coding sequences are from one Sphingomonadaceae bacterium OTU29LAMAA1 window:
- a CDS encoding aminotransferase class V-fold PLP-dependent enzyme produces MTAAARDAMARGLTLWANPSSPHAEGRAARAALETARRDIATAYGWRGETLLTGGASESLAIALGRTTLQRRLVTAVEHDAVMRASAGADVVPVGADGIVDLDALAAMLAADPALVCVQWANSETGVLQPIAGIAAVVHDAGGKLLVDAAQMPASAELAEIANLVAVSAHKRGGPPGVGALLVRDLALLHPSGGQERGYRPGTENLPGVLGYAAALAEAEPDHSALRARLDDAIVRSGGEIVAADSPRHPAIGSYRLRGSAAAAQLILLDSAGFAVSAGSACSSGSMKPSHVLAAMGWNEAAGREVIRVSFGRTTTEGEVDAFIAAWRQMARTTRRAA; encoded by the coding sequence ATGACCGCCGCGGCGCGCGACGCCATGGCGCGCGGGCTGACGCTGTGGGCGAATCCGTCGTCGCCGCATGCGGAGGGGCGCGCGGCTCGGGCGGCGCTGGAGACGGCGCGCCGGGATATCGCGACGGCCTACGGTTGGCGGGGCGAGACGTTGCTGACCGGCGGGGCGAGCGAGTCGCTGGCCATAGCGCTGGGTCGGACGACGTTGCAGCGGCGGCTCGTCACGGCGGTGGAGCACGATGCGGTGATGCGCGCGAGCGCGGGCGCAGATGTCGTGCCGGTCGGCGCGGACGGCATCGTCGATCTGGATGCACTCGCGGCAATGCTGGCGGCTGACCCGGCGCTGGTCTGTGTGCAATGGGCGAACAGCGAGACGGGTGTGCTTCAGCCGATCGCCGGAATAGCCGCGGTGGTGCACGATGCGGGTGGCAAGCTGCTCGTGGATGCGGCGCAGATGCCGGCGTCGGCGGAACTGGCGGAGATCGCCAATCTGGTCGCAGTGTCGGCGCACAAGCGCGGCGGGCCGCCGGGGGTGGGCGCGCTGCTGGTCCGCGATCTGGCGCTGCTGCATCCGAGCGGCGGGCAGGAGCGAGGCTATCGGCCGGGTACGGAGAATCTGCCGGGCGTGCTCGGTTATGCGGCGGCGCTGGCCGAGGCGGAGCCGGATCATTCCGCGCTGCGCGCGAGGCTGGACGATGCGATCGTGCGGTCGGGGGGCGAGATCGTCGCGGCGGACAGCCCGCGGCATCCGGCGATCGGATCGTACCGATTGCGGGGAAGCGCGGCAGCGGCGCAGCTGATCCTGCTCGACAGCGCCGGCTTTGCCGTCTCGGCGGGCAGCGCCTGTTCGAGCGGCAGCATGAAGCCGAGCCATGTGCTCGCCGCGATGGGCTGGAACGAGGCCGCCGGGCGTGAAGTGATCCGCGTGAGCTTCGGCCGGACGACGACCGAGGGGGAGGTCGACGCGTTCATCGCCGCATGGCGTCAGATGGCCCGAACGACCCGGCGCGCAGCGTGA
- a CDS encoding alpha/beta hydrolase yields MPEVIFPGPEGRLEGRFAPAPRPRAPVAMILHPHPSAGGTMNNRLVQELYKTFQRRGFATLRFNFRGVGKSQGTFDNGVGELSDAASALDWVQSFHPEASTTWIAGVSFGAWIGMQLLMRRPEIRGFISVAPPANMYDFSFLAPCPSSGIIIQGEADEVATPGATQKLVDKLRTQKHITIHHDTIPKANHFFENETPELMRSVDKYLDMRLDPNSPIR; encoded by the coding sequence ATGCCCGAAGTCATTTTCCCCGGTCCCGAAGGCCGTCTCGAAGGGCGTTTCGCCCCGGCTCCCCGTCCCCGCGCGCCCGTCGCGATGATCCTTCACCCGCACCCGAGCGCGGGCGGCACGATGAACAACCGGCTGGTGCAGGAGCTCTACAAGACGTTCCAGCGCCGCGGATTCGCAACGCTGCGCTTCAACTTCCGCGGCGTCGGCAAGAGCCAGGGGACGTTCGATAACGGAGTCGGCGAACTCTCCGACGCGGCGAGCGCGCTCGACTGGGTGCAGAGCTTCCACCCTGAGGCGTCGACCACCTGGATCGCTGGCGTCAGCTTCGGCGCGTGGATCGGCATGCAGCTGCTGATGCGTCGCCCGGAAATCCGCGGCTTCATCTCGGTCGCGCCGCCCGCGAACATGTACGATTTCAGCTTCCTGGCGCCCTGCCCGTCATCGGGCATCATCATCCAGGGCGAAGCCGACGAGGTCGCGACCCCGGGCGCGACGCAGAAGCTGGTCGACAAGCTGCGCACACAGAAGCACATCACGATCCATCACGACACGATCCCGAAGGCGAATCACTTCTTCGAGAATGAGACGCCGGAATTGATGCGTTCGGTGGACAAGTATCTGGATATGCGGCTCGACCCGAACTCGCCGATCCGGTGA
- a CDS encoding threonine/serine dehydratase, with amino-acid sequence MTILRQPTRAGVRDAAEKIARILPPTPLYTREIKGLDVAFKAESLQPIGAFKIRGAWHRLTALDEDARRRGVVAFSSGNHAQGVAWAAKRLGIAATIVMPADAPRAKLEGTLALGAEVVRYDRATESREAIAGRLAEARGATLVPSFDDAWIIEGQGSAGIEAEAQMVALGLGPVVRAVVPCGGGGLSAGIALGLKDAAITVVEPEGWDDMRRSLEASWIEPVGPNPPPTACDSLQTTRVSPLTFDVLSRRDATGVAVSEAEIAKAQRWAAEHLRLVIEPGGAVGLAAVLAGKVVVEPGLLVVLSGGNVDIDAYARAIG; translated from the coding sequence GTGACGATTTTGCGACAGCCGACGCGGGCGGGGGTGCGGGATGCCGCCGAAAAGATCGCCCGCATCCTGCCGCCGACGCCGCTTTATACGCGTGAAATCAAAGGTCTAGACGTCGCGTTCAAGGCCGAATCGTTGCAGCCGATTGGCGCGTTCAAGATTCGCGGCGCGTGGCATCGACTGACCGCATTGGACGAGGATGCGCGACGTCGCGGGGTGGTGGCGTTCTCGTCGGGGAATCATGCGCAGGGGGTCGCCTGGGCGGCGAAACGGCTGGGGATCGCGGCAACGATCGTGATGCCCGCAGATGCGCCGCGTGCAAAGCTGGAGGGGACGCTGGCGCTGGGCGCGGAGGTGGTCCGCTACGACCGCGCGACCGAAAGCCGCGAGGCGATCGCCGGGCGGCTGGCGGAGGCGCGGGGCGCGACGTTGGTGCCGAGCTTCGACGACGCGTGGATCATCGAGGGTCAGGGGAGCGCGGGCATCGAAGCGGAAGCGCAGATGGTGGCGCTCGGGCTTGGGCCAGTGGTGCGGGCGGTGGTGCCGTGCGGCGGCGGGGGGCTGTCGGCGGGTATCGCGCTGGGACTCAAGGATGCGGCGATCACCGTGGTCGAGCCCGAAGGCTGGGACGACATGCGCCGTTCGCTGGAGGCATCGTGGATCGAGCCGGTCGGGCCGAACCCACCGCCGACCGCGTGCGATTCATTGCAGACGACGCGGGTGTCGCCGCTGACGTTCGACGTGCTGTCGCGGCGCGACGCGACCGGCGTGGCGGTGAGCGAGGCAGAGATTGCAAAGGCGCAGCGCTGGGCAGCGGAGCATCTGCGGCTGGTGATCGAACCCGGCGGCGCGGTCGGGCTGGCTGCGGTACTGGCGGGGAAAGTGGTGGTGGAGCCGGGGCTGCTGGTGGTGCTGTCGGGGGGGAACGTCGACATCGATGCTTATGCGCGGGCGATCGGCTGA